A DNA window from Ralstonia solanacearum K60 contains the following coding sequences:
- a CDS encoding acyl-CoA thioesterase, translating into MTRPARAPLSASALTEVPFHDVDAMNVCWHGHYLKYFEIGRAALLRAFDYDYPEMRASGYLWPVVEAHLKYVRPATYGQRIAVRATLLEYENRLKIGYEIADCASGQRLTKGHTVQVAVCAATSELQFVSPAVVFEKVERAWAA; encoded by the coding sequence ATGACCCGCCCTGCGCGCGCGCCTCTGTCGGCCAGCGCCCTGACCGAGGTGCCCTTCCATGACGTCGACGCCATGAACGTCTGCTGGCACGGCCACTATCTCAAGTATTTCGAGATCGGCCGGGCCGCCCTGCTGCGCGCCTTCGATTACGACTACCCGGAAATGCGCGCCTCCGGCTACCTCTGGCCGGTCGTCGAGGCCCATCTGAAATACGTCCGGCCCGCCACGTACGGCCAGCGGATCGCGGTACGCGCCACGTTGCTCGAGTACGAAAACCGCTTGAAGATCGGCTACGAGATCGCGGACTGCGCCTCCGGGCAGCGGCTCACGAAAGGGCACACGGTCCAGGTCGCGGTCTGCGCGGCCACGTCGGAACTGCAGTTCGTCTCGCCCGCGGTGGTGTTCGAAAAGGTGGAGCGCGCATGGGCCGCTTGA
- a CDS encoding HAL/PAL/TAL family ammonia-lyase, translated as MAEHDLMPAAVARPLPAPILFGAHHLSIEAVVAIARRQATVALNSDAAWRDRIDRGARFLQEQLAQGATVYGVNTGYGDACEVGVPPSLVAALPLQLTRYHGCGMGRYLDPSETLAVIAARLNSLAHGYSGVRHALLQRLADLINHDILPRIPAEGSVGASGDLTPLSYVAAALVGERDVVFDGKVQAASDVWRALGHAPFELAPKEGLALMNGTAVMTGLACLAYARAAHLIRLSTRLTALATVALDGRSGHFDATIFQAKPHAGQADVAAWLRADLAGWDDTGGHRLQDRYSIRCAPHVIGVARDAMSWIRRDIENELNSANDNPLVDPDARRILHGGNFYGGHIAFAMDALKTAVANLADLMDRQLALLVDDRYSNGLPRGLSGAPPERAPINHGFKAIQISVSAWTAEALKHTMPASVFSRSTESHNQDKVSMGTIAARDCLRVLELTEQVAAAHTLATAQAVRLRAGLDATLAIPPAVQAFVERVTALSEAVTEDRPLETDLRRLTACIEHGSLMAGESGGQS; from the coding sequence ATGGCTGAACACGATCTGATGCCGGCCGCAGTCGCCCGGCCGCTCCCGGCGCCGATCCTCTTCGGCGCCCACCACCTGTCCATCGAAGCCGTCGTCGCCATCGCGCGGCGGCAGGCAACGGTCGCCCTGAACAGTGACGCAGCATGGCGGGATCGCATCGACCGCGGTGCCCGCTTCCTGCAGGAGCAGTTGGCGCAGGGCGCAACGGTCTATGGCGTCAATACCGGATACGGCGACGCCTGCGAGGTCGGCGTGCCGCCGTCGCTGGTCGCGGCGCTGCCGCTGCAGCTCACGCGCTACCACGGCTGCGGGATGGGCCGCTACCTGGACCCGTCGGAAACGCTGGCCGTCATCGCGGCACGGCTGAACTCGCTGGCCCATGGCTATTCGGGCGTGCGCCATGCGCTGCTGCAGCGCCTGGCCGACCTGATCAACCACGACATCCTGCCGCGCATTCCGGCGGAGGGCTCGGTGGGTGCCAGCGGCGACCTGACACCGCTGTCCTATGTCGCGGCGGCGCTGGTGGGCGAGCGCGACGTTGTGTTCGACGGCAAGGTGCAGGCCGCGAGCGATGTGTGGCGGGCGCTGGGGCATGCCCCGTTCGAACTGGCGCCCAAGGAAGGGCTGGCGCTGATGAACGGCACGGCGGTGATGACCGGTCTGGCCTGCCTGGCCTACGCCCGCGCCGCGCACCTGATCCGCCTGTCGACCCGGCTGACGGCACTGGCCACGGTCGCGCTCGATGGCCGCTCCGGGCACTTCGATGCGACGATCTTCCAGGCCAAGCCCCATGCCGGGCAAGCAGATGTCGCCGCGTGGCTGCGCGCAGACCTGGCCGGCTGGGACGACACGGGCGGACACCGGCTGCAGGACCGCTACTCGATCCGCTGCGCGCCGCACGTGATCGGGGTGGCGCGCGACGCGATGTCCTGGATCCGGCGCGATATCGAAAACGAGCTCAACAGCGCGAACGACAATCCGCTCGTCGATCCGGATGCCCGGCGCATCCTGCATGGCGGCAACTTCTATGGCGGCCATATCGCCTTTGCGATGGATGCCCTGAAGACCGCCGTCGCCAACCTGGCCGACCTGATGGACCGCCAGCTTGCGCTGCTCGTGGACGACCGATACAGCAACGGACTGCCGCGCGGCCTGTCCGGCGCGCCCCCGGAGCGGGCCCCCATCAACCATGGGTTCAAGGCGATCCAGATCTCGGTCTCCGCCTGGACCGCGGAGGCGCTCAAGCACACCATGCCCGCCAGCGTGTTCTCCCGCTCGACGGAATCGCACAACCAGGACAAGGTCAGCATGGGTACGATCGCCGCGCGCGACTGCCTGCGCGTGCTCGAACTGACCGAGCAGGTCGCGGCGGCCCACACGCTGGCCACGGCGCAGGCGGTGCGGCTGCGTGCCGGGCTCGACGCCACGCTGGCGATTCCGCCCGCGGTGCAGGCCTTTGTCGAGCGCGTCACGGCACTGTCCGAGGCGGTGACCGAAGACCGGCCGCTCGAAACGGACCTGCGCCGCCTGACGGCGTGCATCGAGCACGGCTCGCTCATGGCGGGCGAATCCGGAGGGCAATCATGA